From the Fusobacterium sp. IOR10 genome, the window GTACATAATAAAGCAATTTTTTATAAGAATTAAACATCTATCTCCTCCTTCATATTATCTCATTTAGACAAATTTATAATGTTATTAGATAATATTTATTTTAAGTATTGTATCATTGAAAGAAATAAGATACAATAGAGTGAACACAACTATGTCTAATCATAGCATTGTCCAATCAAGATATTAGGAGGTAGTACATGGACACATTTGAATCTTATTTAAAGGAAACAGGATGGAAAAATTATCCAAAATGCAAGAAATACTGTGAAATAGGAAAAACATTTTTTATAGATAATGAGTACTTAGAAGGAATATATTGGTATTATGAAACTGATCAATTTATCATTGATATTCATGATCTTTTTATAAAAAAGGAAAGAACTGAAGATTCTTTCCCTAACATGGACTCTCTTATATTTTTTTGTTCCTCTTATATTAAAACAGCTAATGGAGAATGTTTTAACCCTTACCAAACATTAACTGCAAATACTGTTTTTGTGGCAAATATGAATAAAACAAATTTTAGGTTTTTCCTTCATGGCAATTTTCCATATTTAAGTGTAGGAGTTAAATTTAAGCAAGAAATGATAAATAAATATATCCCTTGTCATTTAAGTAATCAATCTGAAACTGTTGCTCACATGTTTTTTGATACTAGGAATCTTGTTACTAAACCAATGGAAAAACTTGCAAATTCAATTTTAAATTGTCATATGGACTCCCCTGCTGGAGAAATATTTTTTGAAGCAAAGGCCAAGGAATGGTTAAGTATCACATTAAATGCTTACTTAAACAAATCAAAAAGAAAAAAAATATCAAAATCTGATGAGCAGTCAATTGAAAATGTAGCAAATTATATTAATGACCATTTTGCATTGGATATTTCTCAAAAACTTTTAGAAAAAATTGCTATGATGAGTGGTACCAAACTTAAAAATATATTTAGGGAAAAGTATCAAATGAGTATCACAGAATATCTACAAAGAAAAAGAATGAATATAGCAGAGAATTTACTTTCAACAACTGAACTTGAAATAAAAAATATTGCAAAATCTGTTGGATATACCTCACATAGTAGATTTTCAACTCTTTTTAAAAAATATAAAGGCATTCATCCTAAAGAAGTTAGAAAATTAACCTCTTCAAATAAAGAAAATTAAATATTTCTTAATATATAAAAATGGCACAGCTATTAACTGTACCATTTCTTATTTTTTGCAAATATATTTATTTAAACAATCCATTTAATGCATCATTTATTTTTTCCTTTGCCTTAGTTATTTCTTTTCCATATTTATCTTGAATATTATTTTTTAAAGTATTGTAATAGTCAGCATCTCCACCTAAATAAATAGTAATTTTTTCTGCTAAATTAGAATCAACTACAACTTTATTTGATTTAGGGCTGTATTTATATGTAATTGTAAAATCTTGTAGATTTTCGTTAGTTCCACCTGTTATCATTTTTATAGCTTCTTTATCTTCTAAGAAGTATTCAGCTAATTTTTCTTCCTTTAACACTACATCTTTAATGTTAATATCCCCATCTATGAACACTTTACTTCCTTGTAGTAAAAATAATTTTTGGTTCATATATAGTTTTCCACCTACGTAATCACTAACACTTGGTATAGTCCCAACATCCACTCCCTTTAAAGAAGTGTCTATTTCCCCTTGTAAAGTGTATAAATTTAATTTCCCTTCTATAATACTATTTTCATCATCATTTGAAGCTGTTAAAACTATTGGTATCATTTTATTCATTCTTGTAATGTCAGTTGATATTCCCTCTATTGTACCTGTAAAATATCTTCCAAACAACATTGTTTTAACATTGAAATTATTAATATTTACTACCCAGTCATCCTTTTTAGGAGCCTCTAAAGTTGTTTTTATATTAGCCTTTGCAGCTACATATTTTTTTAATATTTCTTGAATATATTCTGTTGAATAAGCTGATAATTTATAGTCAATATATTTATCTAGGAAGGGAGTTGTTGTTCCTAGGAATATTGATCTTGCTTTGTTACTTTGAGCTTCATTTGAAAAATTAATTTTTTCAAATATTAATTTATAGTTTTTAATAATAGAAGCTGCTAGTTCCTTTGTTTCATCTTCATTTTTTATTGTGTTTAAACCTGTTTTCCCTGTACTAGGAATTAAATATATATCACTTACATCAACATTTTCCAAGGTTATTTCCTTATCAAATATTTTTTTGTAATTGATCTTTGTTGATATATTACCTATTACAACAATGTCTGTGGAACTATTTTCTTTACTTTCAACCTTAAGACCGTTAATACTAAGTTTCTTTCCAAGTAAGCTATAAGTTGCAGTATCTATTCTCACAGGAGTTTCCAAAGAAGCTGTTAAATTTTCTTCTAAAGTTCTTTTTATAATTGCATTTTTCCCTAACAATGCCCCCATAATAATAAGTAAAACAACAATTAATATACCAGTTCTTGCTTTTTTCATACATTACCTCCAATTTTATTTTCCCTTTGTGTAAGCATACAAATAAGAAGTTATTGGGATTACTGCAAGTATACCTATACTTCCAATTAATCCTCTTAAAATTTCTGTCCCTATAAATTCATAATTTAATATTCTGATAAATGTTAAGTCTTGTAAATTTATATAAATTATTAAAACGTCAAAAAAACTAGCTCCAATATAGGCAAGTATCAATGTATTAACCATTGTTCCCACAATATCTTTTCCTATTACTATACCTGAGGCAAATAATTCATGGGGACTTATGTCATTGAACTTTCTTTTTATTTCTGAAAGAGCTGATGATATTGACATGGCCACATCCATAACTGCTCCCATACTTCCTATTATCACCCCTGCTGAAACAAGTTCCTTTACCTTGATTCCCTTTAATAAATCTATATAACCTATTGCTTCAACTGTTGTATAACCTGAAAATTTCATCCTATGTACAAAGTATATTGATAATATTCCTGCTACTAAAGTTCCTAAAATACTACTGGTAATTGCAACTTTCCCCTTTTTATCAAAACCTGTAGTTAGGGATATTGTAATTCCAGATGCAAATATTGAAATTACAACTGCTAACATTATTGGAGAATATCCCTTTGCCACCATTGGTATAAATCCATAAAGTATTCCTAGTATTACAACTAACAAACTAAGTATTGCTTTTACACCCTTTAATTTAGCAAGCAATATTGTAAAGGCTACAAATAAAAATAATAGAACTCCATAATCAAATCTCTTGTCAATATCTGTTATGCAATAATCCATGTTCCCATTGTCATCTGGTTCATAGGCTAAAACCACTCTTGTGCCATTTTCCAGATCTAAGTTATATTCCTTTTGCCCGTACACAGGGGACTCCACCTTAATAATTTTATTATTAACCTTTATATTATAAAAAACCACATCTGTTATTTCTTCTCCATCAACATCAGTTTTACTAGAAATGTTGTTTTCCAAGGCTGTTCCTATTTTTCCAATAATTTTTCCACTTACATATTCTTCCCCAAAGGAAAAAGTACACATAACTATAAAAAGACCTAATAAATATTTTTTCATATCTCTCTCCTTTTTAAATTTTATACTACTATTATACCACCAATTCAATAATTTTAAAAAAATATCCTCAAAACTTATAATAAAAATTCCTCCAGCATAAAACTGGAGAAATTTTCATTATTATTTAGTTTTTTTATTTTTCTCCACCAACACTAGTTGACAAAAAATAAAAACTGAAGGAATAAATTTATCTATTTTTTATTACAAAGTATATTCTATAAATCAAAACTATAACCAACTGATAATGTTACTTTTTCATAATCAATTGCATAATCCCCTTTAAAAACTTTAGGTGATTTTGCATCAGATTTAGTTACACCATACATTAACTCCACTAAGAAATTATTGTATTCCACTCCTCCACCAATTGCCCAATATAAACCATCATCAATATTAATTGAAGACTTCCCAAGTGAATTTGTTAAATCTTTTTCGTTAAAATTAAATGAATAACCTAAATTAACTTTAACATAAGGTACATATAAACTATCCACATTAAATTTATATTTTGCTGTTACATAAATTGGCATTGAATCATAAGAAGCACCTTTTATTCCACTATTAATATTTTTTCTATCTGCATTATTTTGGTAAGCTATACCTACTCCTGTTTCAAAATTAGGACTCCTTTTTTTTAATAATTCTACTGATAATTCGTATCCTATCCCATCAGTTTCGTCCCCAAGTAATTTTTTACTTGTTTTTGAATCTTTAACTAAAGTATAATTTGAATAAAGTTCTCCACCAACTTTAACATCTATACTATAACCTAATTCCTCTGCTTGTATTGTAACAGCCTCTGCAGTTGGCATAACTTCTTTAGCATATCCTAGGGATGATATAACAAATAATCCTATTAATATTTTTTTCATTTTTCCTCCATAATCATTTTTTTATTTACTATTAAACGTATTATATCAAAAAAATATTAATTATTTGTTAATCATTTCTTAATATTTTCTTATTTATATATATTCTTTATTTGTTAATATGGTACTTGAAAGAGGTCTAAGATGAAGTTTTAATTTTCCATTATTTAGCACAATCTTTTCCTTTGTTTTATAATTATATAGTTCTTCACATTCTAAACTATCTAGGGATACATCAAAATAATTAATTGGATGTCTATTTATAACAACAAGGGCGTAGTCATCTTCATATTTACGAATAACTCCATATGCATCTTCCCCTAGTTCCAGTTGTTTAAATTCACCTATTGAAAACATCTTACTTGATTTTCTAAGGTTAATTAGATTTTTGTACATGCTTTCAATTTCTTTATCCTCATGTCCCCAAGGGTAAGTTCTTCTATTATCTGGATCCTTTCCCCCTGGAACTCCAACTTCATCCCCATAATAAATTAAAGGAACTCCTGGAAAAACCATTTGCATTGTTACCATAAGGTTTAATATTCTATCCCCTATAATTTCAGATAAATGATCTTGAGTCAATATTTTTTCCCTATGCAATTCCTTTCTATAAATCTCATCTTGAATGTATGTAGCTACCTTTTCACATACAGTTATTATTCTTTCAATGTCGTGGGAACCTAACATATTTGTAAGTGCGTAAAAGTTTTCCTTAGGATAATTTTCCCTCATATTTTCAAATAGCATCACTAATTTCTTAGTATCAAACTTATTTGAAAAATAATCTATGAATATTTTCTTAAAGGAATAGTTAGTTACAGAATCTAACTGTCTTCCCTTCATATACCCTCTTCTTTTATCATAACTTATTTTATTTGTTGCATCTTCCCAAACCTCACCTAGAATAACAGAATCCTTATCCAGTTCATGGCATTTTTCCCTTAGTTTCACTAAAAATTCAGATGGAAGTTCATCTGCAACATCTAGTCTCCAACCTTTAACTCCTAATTTCATCCAGTGGGCAATCACACTGTCCTCTGCTTCTATTATATAGTCAACAAAGGATGGAGTCTTTTCATTTACACAGGGCAAATCCTTAACTCCCCACCAACATTCATATTCATCAGGATATTTTTCAAATTTATACCAATCATAATAGTAAGATCCCACAGAATTATAGGCTCCAATTGAATCATAATTGGAATATCTGTTGAAATATTTACTATCCCTTCCAGTGTGATTGAACACACCATCTAGCATAATATTCATTCCCTTATCCTTAGCCTTTATAACTAAACTTTTAAAATCCTCTTCAGTTCCCAGTACTTCATCAATTTTCTTATAGTCCCCAGTGTCATATCTATGGTTACTAGTTGCTTTGAATATTGGATTTAAATAGATTAAATTAGCTCCTAAATCCTTAATATAGTCTAGTTTTTTCTCAATACCCTTTAAATTTCCCCCGTAAAAATCCCAACGTATAATTTCCATTTTTTCATTTCTAATATAAAATGGAGTATCTCCCCATTTCCCATATATAAATGAATTTTTCTTGGGACTGTTTATATGTCTATCTCCATTTCCATTGAAAAATCTATCTGGAAATATTTGATATATAATTGATTCCTTATACCAATCAGGGGTTTTATTATCCTCATAGTATGTTGTTATTTGATACTTTTTAGGATTATTCTTATATACTTGTCCAATACCACCAAGTTCACTTTGGTTATTTCCATAAAATTTAGTAGTTCCATCTTGTAAAATAATTTCAAATGTATAAAATAATAATTCTGCCTTGTTACAAGCTCTAAATTTACAAACATAGGCGCTGTAACTTTCATCCTTATTATCCCCTTGTAATTTCATTTCAATAGCTTTAATTATTTGATTATATGGATCTTCATCAATGTCCTTTCCCAGTTTTAAAAAGACATTTTTAACAGGTGCATTTTTATTTATCTTTATTCTAATTTCAATATCACAGTTACAAGACACTGCACCATAGGGAGATTTAAAATTTATATCTTGAGAATTGTATTTAATATAACTATCATTCCATTTAAAACTTAAATATTCCATAGCTCCACCTACATTTCAACTTTTCTAGGTTTTATATTCCAAATTTCATCTGCGTATTTCTTAATTGTGTTGTCTGAGGAAAATATACCTGAATTTCCAATATTTATCAAACACATTTTAACCCATTTATCCTGATCTTTATATAGTTCATTTATTCTTTCTTGAGCCTTTACATAGGAATCAAAATCTTTAAATACAAAGAACTCATCATTTGTATTGAATAAATTGTCAACTATAATGTCAAATTCATGTTTGTCAGCATTATAATAACCATCTTTCATTTGATCTATTATTTTTTGCAATCTAGGATCATTATCAAATACTTCCTTAGCACTATATCCACCATTTTCATAGTAGTTCATTACTTCCTCTGCTGTAAGTCCAAATACAACAATATTATCCCTTCCAACAGCCTTATCTATTTCAACATTTGCCCCATCTAAAGTTGCTAGGGTAATTGCTCCATTCATCATAAACTTCATGTTTCCTGTTCCTGAAGCTTCCTTTGAAGCTGTTGAAATTTGTTCACTAACATCCCCTGCAGGAATTATTTTTTCAGCTAGGGTAACACCATAGTTTGATAAAAATACTACTTTTATCTTTCCATTTATGCTCTTGTCATTATTTATTTTATCTGCAACTGTATTTATAAGTTTTATTATTTTCTTAGCTAAATAATAAGCTGGTGCTGCCTTTGCTCCAAAGAAGAAAGTTCTAGGAACAATATCCATATTTGGATTTTCCTTTAATTGGTTGTATAAATTCATTATATTAAATAAATTTAATAATTGACGTTTATAAGCATGTAGTCTTTTTACTTGAATATCATAAATTGAGTTTGGATCAATTTCAATATCACAAGTTTCCTTAACAAATTTTGCTAGTTCAACTTTTTTATTGTATTTAATATCAGCAATTTTTTTTAGATATTTTTTATCATTTACATGGGGAAGTAATTTACACATTTTCATAGTATCAGTTACCCAAGATTTATCCCCAACAACTTCAACCATTAGATCAGCTAGTTCTGGATTTGCTTGAATCAACCATCTTCTGTGAGTTATTCCATTTGTCTTATTGTTAAATCTTTCAGGGTACATTTCATAAAAATCCTTTAGCTCCCTGTGTTTTAATATTTCAGTATGTAACCAAGCAACTCCATTTATAGAGTGGGAACCTACTATGGCTAAATTAGCCATTTTTATTTTATTATCTTTGATAATTGCCATATTTGCAATTTTATTCCAGTCTCCATAGTATTTTTTAGCCACTTCTAGGGAGAATCTTCTATTGATTTCTTCTATTATCATGTAAATTCTAGGAAGTAAATTTTTAAATATATCCACTGACCATTTTTCCAAAGCCTCTGCCATTATAGTGTGATTTGTGTAAGCTAGGGTTTTTGTTGTTATTCTCCAAGCTTCATCCCAGTCTAAATTATACTGATCTAATAATATTCTCATAAGCTCTGCAACTGCAACTGCTGGATGAGTATCATTAATATGAATTCCTATGTAATTGTGAAACTCATTAATAGGTTCTCCTATTTTATCAAATCTTCTAACAATAGCTTGAATTCCAGCACTTACTAGAAAATACTCTTGTTTTAATCTAAGTCTTCTTCCAACTTCTCCAGAATCATCAGGATATAATACTTGGGAAATTTCTTCCACAGCATATTTTTTTTCCAAATGCTCTATATATTCTCCCCTTCTAAGAGTTGATAAATCTATATCACCATCTACCATTTCAGCGTTCCAAAGTCTTAGGGTATTTACATTTCCTGTTCCATAACCTGAGACAGGTACATCATATGGTATTGCAAGTATTGTTTCTTCATTTTCATAAACTGGTTTAAGGGCATCTCCTTCCTTTACAAGGTATACATTCCCACCAAATTTAACTTCTATTTTTTTACTTGGTTTTCTTATTTCCCAAACAAAATCCTTTTTCAACCAATCATCTAGTTTTTCAACTTGATAACCATTTTCTATTTTTTGTTT encodes:
- a CDS encoding AraC family transcriptional regulator; this translates as MDTFESYLKETGWKNYPKCKKYCEIGKTFFIDNEYLEGIYWYYETDQFIIDIHDLFIKKERTEDSFPNMDSLIFFCSSYIKTANGECFNPYQTLTANTVFVANMNKTNFRFFLHGNFPYLSVGVKFKQEMINKYIPCHLSNQSETVAHMFFDTRNLVTKPMEKLANSILNCHMDSPAGEIFFEAKAKEWLSITLNAYLNKSKRKKISKSDEQSIENVANYINDHFALDISQKLLEKIAMMSGTKLKNIFREKYQMSITEYLQRKRMNIAENLLSTTELEIKNIAKSVGYTSHSRFSTLFKKYKGIHPKEVRKLTSSNKEN
- a CDS encoding YibE/F family protein, producing MKKYLLGLFIVMCTFSFGEEYVSGKIIGKIGTALENNISSKTDVDGEEITDVVFYNIKVNNKIIKVESPVYGQKEYNLDLENGTRVVLAYEPDDNGNMDYCITDIDKRFDYGVLLFLFVAFTILLAKLKGVKAILSLLVVILGILYGFIPMVAKGYSPIMLAVVISIFASGITISLTTGFDKKGKVAITSSILGTLVAGILSIYFVHRMKFSGYTTVEAIGYIDLLKGIKVKELVSAGVIIGSMGAVMDVAMSISSALSEIKRKFNDISPHELFASGIVIGKDIVGTMVNTLILAYIGASFFDVLIIYINLQDLTFIRILNYEFIGTEILRGLIGSIGILAVIPITSYLYAYTKGK
- a CDS encoding outer membrane beta-barrel protein — its product is MKKILIGLFVISSLGYAKEVMPTAEAVTIQAEELGYSIDVKVGGELYSNYTLVKDSKTSKKLLGDETDGIGYELSVELLKKRSPNFETGVGIAYQNNADRKNINSGIKGASYDSMPIYVTAKYKFNVDSLYVPYVKVNLGYSFNFNEKDLTNSLGKSSINIDDGLYWAIGGGVEYNNFLVELMYGVTKSDAKSPKVFKGDYAIDYEKVTLSVGYSFDL
- a CDS encoding glycoside hydrolase family 13 protein; this translates as MEYLSFKWNDSYIKYNSQDINFKSPYGAVSCNCDIEIRIKINKNAPVKNVFLKLGKDIDEDPYNQIIKAIEMKLQGDNKDESYSAYVCKFRACNKAELLFYTFEIILQDGTTKFYGNNQSELGGIGQVYKNNPKKYQITTYYEDNKTPDWYKESIIYQIFPDRFFNGNGDRHINSPKKNSFIYGKWGDTPFYIRNEKMEIIRWDFYGGNLKGIEKKLDYIKDLGANLIYLNPIFKATSNHRYDTGDYKKIDEVLGTEEDFKSLVIKAKDKGMNIMLDGVFNHTGRDSKYFNRYSNYDSIGAYNSVGSYYYDWYKFEKYPDEYECWWGVKDLPCVNEKTPSFVDYIIEAEDSVIAHWMKLGVKGWRLDVADELPSEFLVKLREKCHELDKDSVILGEVWEDATNKISYDKRRGYMKGRQLDSVTNYSFKKIFIDYFSNKFDTKKLVMLFENMRENYPKENFYALTNMLGSHDIERIITVCEKVATYIQDEIYRKELHREKILTQDHLSEIIGDRILNLMVTMQMVFPGVPLIYYGDEVGVPGGKDPDNRRTYPWGHEDKEIESMYKNLINLRKSSKMFSIGEFKQLELGEDAYGVIRKYEDDYALVVINRHPINYFDVSLDSLECEELYNYKTKEKIVLNNGKLKLHLRPLSSTILTNKEYI
- a CDS encoding glycogen/starch/alpha-glucan phosphorylase — encoded protein: MNITKEKIKEDYKKRLEFTFAEDVEEASLEHKYLALGKLIKDYLSERLYKTNKAYREDRVKQVYYFSMEFLIGRLLESNLINLGIRDICEDALEEMGINFRELVSQEADAGLGNGGLGRLAAGFIDSMASLSLPAHGNGIRFKHGLFKQKIENGYQVEKLDDWLKKDFVWEIRKPSKKIEVKFGGNVYLVKEGDALKPVYENEETILAIPYDVPVSGYGTGNVNTLRLWNAEMVDGDIDLSTLRRGEYIEHLEKKYAVEEISQVLYPDDSGEVGRRLRLKQEYFLVSAGIQAIVRRFDKIGEPINEFHNYIGIHINDTHPAVAVAELMRILLDQYNLDWDEAWRITTKTLAYTNHTIMAEALEKWSVDIFKNLLPRIYMIIEEINRRFSLEVAKKYYGDWNKIANMAIIKDNKIKMANLAIVGSHSINGVAWLHTEILKHRELKDFYEMYPERFNNKTNGITHRRWLIQANPELADLMVEVVGDKSWVTDTMKMCKLLPHVNDKKYLKKIADIKYNKKVELAKFVKETCDIEIDPNSIYDIQVKRLHAYKRQLLNLFNIMNLYNQLKENPNMDIVPRTFFFGAKAAPAYYLAKKIIKLINTVADKINNDKSINGKIKVVFLSNYGVTLAEKIIPAGDVSEQISTASKEASGTGNMKFMMNGAITLATLDGANVEIDKAVGRDNIVVFGLTAEEVMNYYENGGYSAKEVFDNDPRLQKIIDQMKDGYYNADKHEFDIIVDNLFNTNDEFFVFKDFDSYVKAQERINELYKDQDKWVKMCLINIGNSGIFSSDNTIKKYADEIWNIKPRKVEM